aaaaaatcagacTTTTATTCATACGGCTTCCAATTAATTGATCGAAGTAATTGCTCTTTTGTGGCATTAACTCTTCTAATGTAAGTGTATAAGTTAACTACATTAGAATGTTCAGTTATCTTTTCAAATGATTTACTTCTGATTCTCGTATCTAAGCCGTAAGTTCTTAATTCATCAGTACCGTCCCATAGTTCTATACAACCTATAGTTATTTTCTTCACCTTTCTCTCACAATGCGTCTTCATATAGTAACGTATGTCGGGACAATCGCACAAGTTAATCAATACTTGCATAGCTCGCAATTGTAGGATAGGGCTATTCGTATATTGACATAATGATACGAGGATCTTTGTCAGACCGTAACATATCTCTTTAGCACGCCATTTTGATCTAGTCGTCAATGTTGTATATTGCATAAGACCGACCGCACTTATCTTCACTTTAATCGTACGAGTCAAATAAGGTTTGAGTACAAATGTTATATCGTATATATCAGCTAATTCTCTCCCGATACTATGGCAGCATAATTTGGCCATACAATCCATTGAAGATGCGACTATCCTAGGATCCTCGTGATTGAATAGTGCCAACATAACTTGGAATGCGTTCGCTTTCAATGGTGGTTCAGGATCCCAATCGGTTAAATGCATCAAAGTCTCTAATAAAAGAAGAACAATGCCAACATGATCGTTTCGTATCATCTTCAGAAGATTCTCGatgatttcattttctttcatGAGAGCTTCGCAACAACAGAGATGTCTAGATAAAGTGCATAAAGTATGTCCTGCTGCGTATCTAACTTCCTTCCTTCCTCTCATAAGGAGCCACATTAGGTTACTGATGATGACAGGTCTGGTGAGGATATGTGTCCTGCCTTGGTAGTAGTTGGCGAGATGTGATAGGATGTTGCAGACCTTCTCCCCGATGACAGGATTCCTTTCGAGCATCAAATCTACGAGGCGATGCGCTACGTGTTGGTCGATCAAAAACATTGCGTTCTCCGATATTTGtaccttaaatataataatttatacaatagtGTAAAGTAAATTGTTACGTCATCTAGAGCCTGATGAAATAGCTTTAGAATATTGTCGAGTTGATTaccaaaatagttttaaaaacccTTAAAGTTTTGCGGATGCTTACATGAGCATCTGTTGTACCTatgatgtacatatgtataagtattttataacagtttGCTACATAAAAGCATATTACCTGATCGAGCACGCTGTGTATAGCCTGCAGTTGAATTAACGGGTCTGGAGAGTGCAAGTCTCTAACAAGTAAACGCAGCCCCGTACGGCCGAAGCCGAGCGTGGCGCGCGTGATGTCGACGTGCGGCGCGAATAGTGATGGTTGCATTGATTCTAGGCGTTGTGCTGGTGGTAGTTCTGAAACATGGattaataaggaaaaaaatcGATTGTTCCAAGATACGACTtttttacagtggtagatcccgcaacaacaatatttgttgggtgcacgaattggccgggtcgaccggtgccacgaccacacagaagacaggcgtgaagtggaagcaattgcgcgtttcgtctgatgaatatggtaccggaggcctaattttagtcctgtttcccttcccacccttttcttattaggaaaggatggtaaggggaagtggacttggcggaagaggggacgcataggaaagagaaatatcctatttctgtgcgttcccttctccattgattaaaggtaggcaacgcatctacttttgcggatgtctatgggcaatggtCGCCTCggtattgcggcgaatccaggtggccgtttgctcgtttgccaccttatgatataaaaaaaaacgactcagggtccttcaagaagcgagcgtatcaccatctctaAGGccgacaacgcatctgcgattcctctggtattacAGATGtgcatgggcgtcgatgaacaccttggtgttcccgctgctcgtttgcccctttctcttataaaaaaaatgtaactagGTTTCTAATGTTGAACGATTGCAGATGtgttattttcctttaatgGACAGGACTGTATTACTTtgcataaagaaaaaatatttaaattttctatataGCCTATTTCTGACAAACTCTAATATTTGGTCTCCGGCAAATACACTGTTCAGACGCTACGCGGAAGTACTTCCACGTGacgcctgttttctgtgtggtcttAGTATTGCTTCTTTACCGTGGGCTATTTCTGCAACATCCAAtgcttaataataaatcaaaccTGTATGAGGATCGTACTTCTTCACCTGCATAGCACGGTCCACCGCCGCGTTGATGACGCGGGGATTCACCGCGCATGTGAGCTGGAGGTAAGAGTTTTTGTGCGGACAATACATTCtctttatattgatttaaaatttaaataaactaaatgttaacaaacaaatgtaaaaaattataaaacttttgacAGGTGTCACGATTGCGTCAGTGAAGTCCCTTtggcttttttaaataattttttttactgaaaatcgtatactatttaaatagataataaaattatgtagataataaaatcaaaacacctaatttcttcttttacttttattttttatatatcaggCATTTGACGAACATTtagagaacgttaagtatgagtgtggaggtacaccagtagaggtaggcctaagaagagatggatggattgcgtgaaagatgacatgatcaagaagggggtgacaatggagatgacggtagacagattgatttggaggacggaaacctgatGCACCGACCttacgtaagtgggacaaggtcaaggagatgatgatcaATCATTTAATGTGTAAATatggtttaaataattttatttcctgGGATACGGCGGTCGGAACCCTTTCCTCCTGCATTTAGTGTCCACAATTAGTTGTGCTTGTCTCTTCAGGTAGCAGCGAGATGGAATATCCTCTTCTTCATCAGATACTAAAAGGTAAGACAAAGTTCAAACATTGTTTATGAAATAGAAAGCCTTTTGATCCTATGTTAGGTCTTAAATTGCCACAACTGGAAGGTCTAAAAATCTTAGAAATCTCGTAATGTAAGGTAAAAAGATTATTAATCAGAGTTATCAGATTAATTCAGGGAACgtctacttatttttaaaacaccttcgtatttaaaaaaaacatctgtaATTATATACcgtaaaaatgtaagtaacaTGTTAtggaaatttttgaaaaatattatattccatTGAAGTGTAGGTAgcctaaatttacaataatatacataaaaggaGACAAAAtgctgatttaattttattacagaagTCGTTTGGCACGAGTCAAGTAACTGATACTATGACCTTGATAACAACCTTAGCtcaagatatataaaatatgttttttatgtgacaacttgatttcattttaatcaattttgaaataagatactaaatcacaatattaagtaaatttaatcttGTTTAAATACTAGTGGTTGCgtgcgactacgtccgcgcggaattagaaaaatctatgttctacatctatactaaatttcattaagatccgttgagtcgttacggagataacttcaaacatccatccatctactAAACATTTAGGAATTTAGGaagattaaaatgtaaatgaataaacatttacattctAATAAATGCTTACTAacttatagaaataatatcaACTTAAAGTCAATAATTCCGGCCTCaaaccttatttttttaattcggggaaatttaaatgcaaaagtttgtaaaagattttaagatatttctatacatttttcttcgctaaataatataatatttaccaGGAGCTTTAACAGGTTCCCTTTGTAAAAGTTCCTTGTAAGTTGGTATCGCTTTCTCTGATTCCTTTGGCGTACTGTGACTGTACGCGCTCAACCCGGCAACAGATGGCGCTGCACTGGTCGTCTgacaaaaaatacatgtaGTAAAACTTCAACacataaaaaagaagtataaaatcgatttgaaataagtttgcattaattatatttacattacaacaataattcttaaaaaatatgttaaaagtaAACTAAGCTTTATTAAACTGTTGATGAAATGATTGATGTGCTAAATCTTACGTTAGATGGCACTACAATCGCTGTAGAATCTAttcgtttttctttaacaagTTCAGCGCGGGCGCGCGCTTTCTCAAAGCGTGCTGTAAGTACAGCCATTATGTCTTGAATATCTCTTGCTTCAGCTGTCCATTCCGGTATACTAGGCTCAGGAATTACCTAAGACGAAGAAGTGTATActgttctaaattaaattacacttaAACCAATAACTGTCACATTTGTATAGAAATTAtcatagaatataaaataaatgacttaCGTCAAGAAGTTTGCACAGATcatataatattctttttatctCCAACAGGAATGAGTCAACTTCTTTCATCTTCTTTTGTACCTCACAATAAATTTGCTgttctttttcaatttcacTTTTAAGTTCGTTAATTAGGTCTTGACCTCtggaaagaaattaattaaaatcaacaagTACCTACAAGAAGATTAACTAGCGCAACACTAAAAAATTCGTGGGAACTGAGTCTATCTTACTCGTCTTTATCTTTGACGGAGGCGAATTTGAAGCCCTCTAGTTCAGCGAGCAGTGCAGCGTGCGCCTGCTCCAGACGCAGCTTCTCATCTTCCGCGCCGCGCTGCAGCCAGCCCAGCCGCCGGCACGTCTCGCGCTGCGCACGGAACCGCACCAGCACCTCCTCCGGCTCTGACACTCCTGGTAACACAACCGAGAGTGACCAGTGGTCATGGGTAGCTTAACTAAAATTGATGATCTGCAGATCAGCTTAAGGTTACCTTATGTGCAGTAGTACAGTGAACCGGATTGCTCAGACGTTATAATTCATCGCGATGAGCCTCGAGTTGCCAACTTAGTTGTTGAGCCTCAGCTCAATGGTTCAAGTCTATGTGTACTAAACCTTTGAACTGGTTCAGAGCCGATATACACACGTCTAATGACCAGTAACCTAAATGACTAAATCGATTTAAAACGAATGAGGTATCattcatttcatattattcCCCGAAGTAAGAGTTCTTCTGTTCGTCCATTTACTCGAGATGATCGATCTCGTGAATAATGTTCGCAGACCTTTCTctaaaatatatgtacttatGGATGCTGTTGGTGATCGCGTGTTTGTGAATCTTACCTGTAAGTTTCATTAAGCCTTGAAATATTTCTTCCATCTGCGCGGCGGCGGACGCCTCCTCTTCCACGTCGGCCTCCACAGAACCGTTCGTTTCCTCATTAATAACTGGTCGCACTGCAACAAGCACATTACCAACAGAGACTACAACATGTCCCTCAACAGCGAACTTTGCTGCATCAGTGTGATCGATTTAAGTCTCTACAGTTCCATTACTGCTAGGATCTTTACAACCAAGTTGAGGTTCGATAGccatctttttaataaaacttgttaaacTTACCAGGAGGGGGGAATATTCTCTTTTCTAATTTCTCCAGTTCCTGTCGCCGTTCTTGGAATCGGTGTGCGAAGTAAGCGCGTTCTGCAGCACGACCGTGCTCCGCGGCGTGCGCGCGCGCTGCTTCCTCTGCGGCTGCGGCTGCTGCGCGAACGCGCGTCTCTGCCGCCTCTGCGCGCACGCACTAAAACGTATTCGATTGAGGTAATTTGAACCTTGTCAATTAATAAACAGACtagaaatgttataaattgtgtTGTGGACAAAGTCGACTAATATCTTATTACTTCGATCTTATTAATTTCTTCCTGTTGTTTCTTCAAAAGTTCTTCTATATGGCCGAGGGAGCTTTCAAACTTAACTGAGTCTTCAATGAGAGCTTGTCTGTAAGACAAAAATGGTATTATAATAgtttgaagtaaaataataataacataaaattcgTATTGCTTTGTCTTTGTATTACCTGATAGAGGAATACTTCTTCTTAACCAATTCAGCTTCCGTCCATTGCACAAGTACCTTGtgtatttcattttctaaATGTGAAACgtgctgtaaaatatttgaaacaaaataaatacataaatttatgtaaatgtttcatCGGTGTAAACGCACGGCTATATAAGTAGTTAAATACCTTTTTAGCTTTCGTAGTTAATTTAGATTTCACAATATCACTTTTGGTACTCTCGATCAGTAGTATTTCGTATTCTTTTTCCAGATCTTTGAGTTTGTTCTTTTTGCTTCGTTTctcgtattttaaaagatcCAACATCTTTCTCTGTTCGATCACTTTTAAATCTACATTGTGTATAATCTACGAATAAAGACATGTTATAATGTTTGGAGttcatgttttaaatgtagCCCGTAATAATTATCGCAGTACCTGATCagcagttttattattaataggaTAGATGGCGTTAAGATACTTCTTTACTTGAGCCTCCTCGTCTCCGATCACCGCACGAGCTTGCACCAGCTCTTCTGTTCTTAGCTTTATTTCCTTCTTCAATGTGTCAATTAGAtcaatgttttgtttcttttccgCTTCATTCTCTTCGTAATAGGATTTCCTTTGACCTTCTGCAAATTGTCATATACaggtatataattaaattttaaggtaTTCGATAGACTAccgaaaaataactttaagacTTTCTAATTTATGTACTTGCCTGAAAgttgtattttcttttttatctcaaatatttttgtgttgaTTGTAGTTAGACGATCGGCTGTTTCTATTTCGAATGGATGTTTCTGATAACAAGAAGccattcttttgtttttatattagtttacaAATGTAACAATCATATCAACCCTGTAGATTCAAAATATTGATCAAACAATTACCCAGATT
This sequence is a window from Papilio machaon chromosome 3, ilPapMach1.1, whole genome shotgun sequence. Protein-coding genes within it:
- the LOC106711414 gene encoding plectin, yielding MASCYQKHPFEIETADRLTTINTKIFEIKKKIQLSEGQRKSYYEENEAEKKQNIDLIDTLKKEIKLRTEELVQARAVIGDEEAQVKKYLNAIYPINNKTADQIIHNVDLKVIEQRKMLDLLKYEKRSKKNKLKDLEKEYEILLIESTKSDIVKSKLTTKAKKHVSHLENEIHKVLVQWTEAELVKKKYSSIRQALIEDSVKFESSLGHIEELLKKQQEEINKIECVRAEAAETRVRAAAAAAEEAARAHAAEHGRAAERAYFAHRFQERRQELEKLEKRIFPPPVRPVINEETNGSVEADVEEEASAAAQMEEIFQGLMKLTGVSEPEEVLVRFRAQRETCRRLGWLQRGAEDEKLRLEQAHAALLAELEGFKFASVKDKDEGQDLINELKSEIEKEQQIYCEVQKKMKEVDSFLLEIKRILYDLCKLLDVIPEPSIPEWTAEARDIQDIMAVLTARFEKARARAELVKEKRIDSTAIVVPSNTTSAAPSVAGLSAYSHSTPKESEKAIPTYKELLQREPVKAPVSDEEEDIPSRCYLKRQAQLIVDTKCRRKGFRPPYPRK
- the LOC106711480 gene encoding uncharacterized protein LOC106711480, which codes for MYCPHKNSYLQLTCAVNPRVINAAVDRAMQVKKYDPHTELPPAQRLESMQPSLFAPHVDITRATLGFGRTGLRLLVRDLHSPDPLIQLQAIHSVLDQVQISENAMFLIDQHVAHRLVDLMLERNPVIGEKVCNILSHLANYYQGRTHILTRPVIISNLMWLLMRGRKEVRYAAGHTLCTLSRHLCCCEALMKENEIIENLLKMIRNDHVGIVLLLLETLMHLTDWDPEPPLKANAFQVMLALFNHEDPRIVASSMDCMAKLCCHSIGRELADIYDITFVLKPYLTRTIKVKISAVGLMQYTTLTTRSKWRAKEICYGLTKILVSLCQYTNSPILQLRAMQVLINLCDCPDIRYYMKTHCERKVKKITIGCIELWDGTDELRTYGLDTRIRSKSFEKITEHSNVVNLYTYIRRVNATKEQLLRSINWKPYE